GAAGATAGtgaacttttaaaataattttagtttaataaattattaataactatttataaacttttagattattattattattattattatcctcaAAGGTTAATTTCAGATACTAgttaagcatgttttttttcaagaaaccgAGTAAAACTAGAAAGTTGTGGTTCCAAAAGCTACACtaagtttttcttgttttgaaagGTTCTAAAACACTGTGACAGCTCACAGAAAATGATGATGCACATTACATTTCAAGCGGAAATTTGGATCAGGCACTGAAATTGACACTAGCATATTTACAGGCAGTGGACAAAGAAAAGGTGACATCTGGGTAAAGAGGGACGCTACATATCAAAAGGACTTCCACATAGGTGTGGCTCATGCATTAATTCAGGAGATAACATACCAGCATGCTTTGGGCCATGTATAAACATGTCATCCATGTATATAAATGGACAGTCCAGGTTGCCTCTAATTATGACTAGCCATGGCTGTAAGAGGAGACCTCAGTGACTGGAAAGAAGGGTTTGTGGGTTTGGCTGGAGATTCACTGACCAAGATGGCTCAACTTCATGCTTCACAAGCAACAGTGTCTAAGGTGATGTCAACATGAAACTCCAAGGCAAAGCCATCATCAGCAAAGGTTAACAGTGGACAGAAGCTCTCAATCCAGAATGGTTAACGTACTTGGGCTTCACATTCATTAAAAGTGATTCTTTTGATTGCCTCGAGCACTTCACCACATTCTCTGCTTTAGATCTCCTCAGAGCAGGATTCCGTATTCAGGTGGAAGTGTACAAACCGCTCATCATACCCGGCAGTGGATGTTTGTGAGTCCAGTGGTACAAAGAGCAAAGGAAGTAAACTACCACCCGGTGGAGAAATCTCTCCTGCTGCAAGGGGTGTCTTCCGGGTTGACAATGCCCTCATCCACTGAGCAAGTGGTCACCTTATGGTTTGATGAGCACAAATATTATCCATACATCATGGCCTTCTCAGCCACCAGAACCCAACCCGATCGAGGAATTATGGGATATTCTGGTAAGATGCCTGAGACAACATTTTTCACCTCCATTACCCAGATGTGAGttgatcagattttttttcatgaagAATGGTGCCACATCCCTCTTGCAGAACTCCTCCTGGCGGACTCCataacacagagcacacaggtcACACATGGCGGACCAGAGCCCTATTCGTAATATTACAtttgtgtttccatttttttgtccACTACTTGTACATCCACATAATTAGGCTTAAGTTTTCCTTCAGTGTAAAACTACCACATTCAAACTTTCAACAGCAAAAGACCTCACCTTTTCCAGTAACAGATTTGGATTCGTGAGGATGTCTTCATTTACTTCTAACAGGCGTCCTCTGATACAGCTAGAAAGGATACAGCACAAAAATCATGATTTTCACAATTTTCCACTAATGGAAGTCTAAAACCTTCAAAGTCATTTGCATTTATAATACTAAGTTGTACAACATTCCTCTGCCACTGTTGAACCGTGGCACAATGCATTCAGAAGACAAACTGCTATGGAGAAATTGACGATACACTGCTATGTTTAATGTGGCGTCAACAAGTCTGAATACTCAAATATCACtggtttattaaaatgaataagatCTCCCTCATTAATTGCCAGAGTCTCCCACAATCAAGTAATCTACTGTCTGGGGTGATCAAGGTATGACTCACGAATCCATTAATGTAGTATTCAAGACTAGAATAGTATAACCACAGTCAACAGTTGAAAAACAATACTTAATCTCTGTTCAAATTACAagcacaaatacatttaaaatatattgtatttattaatgAACAATACTTAAAACGTGGGATCTAAAGCTTCAAAAATAAAGTCGCTACTCACAAAGTAATGCTAACTGCAGTTCAGTTGGAGATATACCAATAAAACATTTAGATATAAAATAGGTTCCAAAATTCAGGAATAATGCTCTTCTCACCATTGAATTTCTTAACAATActctaaaatatgaaaataattgtAGTCAGAAGTGTGGTTTGTAACTAATTTACATTTCTGAAACTCAAAGGCATTCGCTGCAGGCATCGTGTACATGCAAGACACGAGAACCGAGGATATGAAGAAGATTAAAATTAAGGAAATGTGACATCTTTGTACATGTCTTACCTAAAAATAGTATATTCTTCTCCATCTGTGCATGTTATTCTACAAAGAGGCGCAAGCTCCGTGAGAAACTGTCCACcctagaaaatgaaataaagggataaaacattttattacaagGGCAGTAGTGGGATGAAATAATTTAcgttttaaatatacagaaatatatatattgctCACACATACTTCTTCAAATGATATCTCTGCTgtttagtagctgtattacttCGTACACCCCTTTCAACATGCTTATGGCTTGTAATGATATTTGTAATTTGGGAACATTTTCAAACTAAAATTGATGTTATCCCCCcatgattttaaaacaatttttaccTTGTACCTCGGTAGTATCGGAGAAATTATTGACTCAATACTTGATGTAATTTACATTTAACCAGCAGCACGCGATACAGTAGGCTAATGCTTTCAGTCAGTGTAATAAGCCTCCATCACCTAACAAACAACACTGAGAGGACTGTCACAAGTATCACCAAACTGGAAAGAAGGAGCTTGTTCATGCATGTCATATGCTGTATACAGAGGCTTGAGAAATACCCTTTTTGATTTCCCCGACACTTTGTTCTGAAGTCGGCTGCAGTTGGCACTGATCTGGTAATTGATgctcttgatttttttcccatgtTGTAAAATGGGATGTGATTCCGCAAGTGTGACGACACAGAttctgcacacaaaaaaaaaagaaaagacaagcaCCACACTTAGAGCCACCAAACTAAAGAAGAACGGTGAAAGGGTTTTCTGGCAGGTTATGAACTTGGGGTGCAAATCAGATGCAGTCTGAATCCCTGACTGCAGTGTGGATACAGCTTTCGAGACGCATCCAATCAATAAGGAAACTTTAACAGCAGCAATggaaattaatctttttatcaTTAAGCTCATgaagacaaatggagactattATTTAATGCGGAAATGCAGAATGAGAGAGATACAAGAAGCTAATCCTTTCTGTTTGTGGATCTGTCTAATCCCA
This is a stretch of genomic DNA from Lepisosteus oculatus isolate fLepOcu1 chromosome 10, fLepOcu1.hap2, whole genome shotgun sequence. It encodes these proteins:
- the abitram gene encoding protein Abitram, whose product is MEGGNNDGTPSVIDRYFTRWYKTDLKNKPCEDHCILQHSNRICVVTLAESHPILQHGKKIKSINYQISANCSRLQNKVSGKSKRGGQFLTELAPLCRITCTDGEEYTIFSCIRGRLLEVNEDILTNPNLLLEKPSTEGYIAVVLPKFEESKIVTQGLLTPTEYEEIVSKRQNTTPEPC